The segment tggctctggtcgtgatctcaggattctgaaatcaagccccgtgtagggcttGTGCTCaggtagagtctgcttgagattctttctgtcactccctctgcccctcccactgctgctctctctctctaaaataaataaatcttaataaataaaataaaataattgtttatttcttaGAAGCTGCATCCTGGTGTCAAACATGGCTTTACCTGGCATGTCACTGATGACCTGAATATATTGGATGTGCTTTGACAGTCACTATCACAAATTTCTTAACTGTAGAAGGTATATGCTGAATGTGGATCTTATTGACTGactttttacttgaaaatattttagtgatttctttagagtttggttttttaattagctattaaaacaaatacatggtttcagaaatgcattaaaatatttaccattaaaACTTCTTATTAGGATCACAAATTTATTTATCTAGCTGAAATGTACTTTTGggttggaggagaaaaaaataagcagcACTGTGTAGTACTTAGAATACTTTATTATGGTTACGATCTGCCGGTCACCAAATCACAGTGATCACTGACAATATCacttatattttgtttcctaCTTTGAAAACTGGAAGTAATAACTACTTTAGGGAGATTCTGTAAAAAGTCTTGTCCCTGCGCTACAGTTAGAAGACAGCTGGCAAAGAAGagcatttcattttgcattgtaTAAAGGGTAATCAGTGTGAAGTCTGTTCGTAATGTTCATAGAAATTATTTGATAAAACTGATGCCTACCAATGGTAGAAactttgatttctagtttgaatATGTTAAAATGCTTAACTTTTCAAAGGACTTGCTGTGTTTGGGATGCTGTATCTCAGTATACATGCTTGTATGGAGCCTATATTTAGGACTCAAATTTTATCTTTGACGGTCCTAGGTCTGTcaggcttgctttctctcttcctttgttaaCGAAGATCTCAGAACTTAAAGAAGCTTGGTATTAGGCACAGGTCTTGACTTTAGAGCCTATCAGAACTATGTTCAGGTCTGGATCTGCTACTTGACTAGCTCTGTAGCTCTGGACAAAATTcactttctgagccttggttttctcatttaaaaaatagggataGTAGTAACACCTAAGTCAGGATTGCTATGAGGCATGTACACAAGACATTACTCATTCTCAGTAGGCTTTCAATAAATGTCGCTAatgattcctttttattctattcagatatttttttcttgacaagAGAATGAATTGTTTGAAGTAGGgattcttcatttaattttagaCAATGTAAGGAATTTCTTCAAAAGGCTTTATAAGTAAAGCTTTGATTTAAAGGAAATTGGATTTGATACTCTGCAAAAAGTAAGGGTGTCAGAACTGTTTAAAACTTTGATCTTATGAAGTCTGTCTGGAAGACACGAGGGAAACCACAGGAATGTACAGTGGTAGAGAAGTTAGCCCTAATTTTTCAAACCTTTGCATTAAAAAACGTGTAACATACTTTTGAAGTAGTAACTCCTGAAGGTTGTTTTTGTGTCTGCACTTCATGAGGAAGCTAACCTAATTCAGAGAAATTTTTCTGATTTAGGAATTGGTGTTACGTTTAAGATATTAAAAGGAGTTGTCAATCAGTTGGTGGAAATATAGTTTTTTAGAactaatttttagaatttatgtattttagataggTTGGCAGTATTTGAACTTTCAGTCTAGTATTTTTGCAGAATATATTAAAACCTGTACCTTTAAAAGATCTAATTGTGACTATAGCCTTTTTGATACTAGAACactttatttctgatattaaagtCCTTAATTGAGATCCTGGTGTGCCTAAATAACTTcgcattttgctttattttttccatttaacataGTATTGTCCATGAAAAGAGTTATTATAAAACTAAAGTTTGGGCAATTCTACAATCCCTTGGATTTTTATcgttattttccttttgatggCATAAAATATCTAAAGCAGAGCATTGCCTTGAACAGAGTAAACACTATGCTGTGTGCACATTTGGTATCATTATtataatgtttaatgtttttcaGTAATTAGAAGTTTTATCCATATGTCCAACAGAAGGTGTATCTATAATCTCAAGATTTATTACTCCTGTTTGCCAGCTTGATCATTGTCATTTAAGAAAAGAACTGGTTTGGAGACAAGGGTGTATGGGGGATTGGGAACTTTTTGACTCTTCACATTATGAGTATCCGAGGGAGAgcacttctgaattttttttttttttaaaggaaacaaatgaggggcatctgggtggctcagtcggttaatcatccaactcttgatttcagctcaggtcatgatctcagggtcatgaaatcaagccctgtgtcgggctctgtgctgagcatggagtttgctggagactctctccctttccccctcccctgcccccccccatgtgctatctcgctctctctctctctctctctctctctctcaaaataagtaagtaaaaggaaacaaatgagttTTGAATGTAttctaataaaaagttaaatatgtgaCATTAGAATCTTTCTTAATCCAAAGTTGACTGTCTAGAATGAATTATTGTTTTCTtgtcataaaataaatgaaaccaaaaaagctTCCTAACCTTCCTGCTATTGCTTAATTTCGAGATTGTATTCTCTCCACCTTCATCAAGCTGCTAGTGAAATTAGATAAATATGATTAAGTAGATGTAACACAATTCTTTGAGAGTTCTATGGTATTCATATAATGTTTAACCATGATACAGTCACAAGGTCAGGGTCAGTAATCACTAGTACGAGGAAGCATTGGTGTGTCAAcaaatttatttgctttctccttttaaaattcaagtcatccttctttcttcccaactGACAAataacttgggggggggggacaggggagAAGATGGTAGGAATATAGATGTCCAATTTAAACAGTAAAACTCCAAAAATAAGCCCTTTTTAGCCTATGTAAAACTTATTTAAAGCAGGCTCAAGTTTGTTTAGCTTCCCATCCTtaaacattgtttcttttctgctttatttctttcagcATAAAGATGCCTATCAAGTGATACTAGATGGTGTGAAAGGTGgtactaaagaaaaaagattagcAGCCCAGTTTATTCCgaaattctttaaacattttccagaattggCTGATTCCGCTATCAATGCACAGTTAGACCTCTGTGAGGATGAAGATGTATCGGTACGTTTATGACTGAAATTTTCAACAAGCTTTCAGATGTCTCACTTGCCATTTTCAGACACTTCCTACGTGCAGCTAATGTAATTGAAGCACCAGTCGTATCCATGCACAGTGAAATAACTGCAGTGTGGTTTGGCGTGAGGCCATACTAAGGCTTAAATCTGTGTTTgagaaaatgtattctttctttcaCCACCTTTCAACTGTGAGAAATGCAtagaatcacaaaatattttgttttgcttatctGTTATCCACTGGTAAAAAAGGGTTGTGGCTCACGTTTTTTCATAGATCGTTATACATCCTGCACGTGAAATTAGACTAATGTTCGTTTTCAATCAATTTATACTtagatacttaaaatattaagtgtTATACCATATAGTTTCAACACCTCTAAATATTGTGCACAGCAAAAAAATAATTGGTCTGTTTAATCATTATGTGTGACTACTAGAATAAGAAGAAATAGTTTTTCCTTGGAACAGTTAACCGTCAGCATTTCTGGCTGCTGATTCAGGTTCCTGAGAACTTTCAACTATCACCTCCttgcttttcaaatgaaattagtGAATCGCCAACATTTCATGCACAATTTGCTAGATATAAGTcctatccatttttattttaaactaaataagCCAGGACCACAAATTTGGAATTAAGTACACAGAATATATTCACAGATGTTACATTAAGTAGTTAATACTGGAAATTCTAAAGTAAATATAGTTACTAGATAGGTCATGCCACTGTAGCCATTCTTAAGGGCTACTATAGTATATGCCCAAAGGTAGCAGAGACCCAAAAGTTACAGGTTATCAATATATAAACTGTTGTTTATGATCTCAAATCTGTCTATTCCAGTCAGGTAAGTTGTATTTAACATCCCTTTCTACCACATatttaattattctaaaattattctaaaaattatttctaaaagtgCTAGAAGTCTCATGTTTCATATTTTGGTGATTCATATGCCCCTAATTATGGTTTCTCTGTGGTTTTAGTTTTCCTTAAAGGTTGGGGTTGTTGTTTCTGTTAATGATAGTATTCGGTTAATTTTTTACTTGAAATTGTATTCAGATTCGTCGGCAAGCAATTAAAGAGCTGCCTCAGTTTGCCACTGGAGAAAATCTTCCTCGAGTGGCAGATATACTAACCCAACTTCTGCAGACAGGTAAGGAGTTATTACCCTTTTATCTAAATATAACTTCTCTTTGAAAAAGTGACtctgtttttagcttttttttcccttatggcTGAAGGAACTACTTCTAAtcgaaattaaaattatttttttcattcagtaattTGAAGCTTAATTGGATTGTGATTACATAATTCCtaatgttgttttgctttgtttttaattgtttataaAGACATAGTTTTGATGTATCATGATTTTCCCCCAATTTCCTGTAGTTTTTTAATTGTACCATTTTAACATAAAAGCTTTCTCAGTATGCCAGATCAGGTTCTTTACCTTTATAGGGAAGGTGTTATTTTCTTGATACTTGAGAAGAATGCTTAGTTATATGTCTGCTTTCAATGTAATGTGTGAGAAACTATGTTGAATTTTAGGtttgaaaatgaagcaaatgatatttttcattcattttatacaTTGTACTACTTTTTCTCTAACCAGATGACTCTGCCGAATTTAACTTAGTGAACAATGCCCTGTTAAGTATATTTAAGATGGATGCAAAAGGTAAGTCCCCCTCTTGTTCTGAATTGTGCTtgatgtggttaaaaaaaaaaaaattgggcagCTTGGCATAATTCATTAAGGATAAAGTCAGATTCTTCCAGAGATCTATTTCGTAAAAGTTctaagtgttcttttaaaaagcttcttagcaggggtgcctgggtggctcagtcggttaatcgttTGCCTTCACCTCGGTCATGAGGGTcaccagggtcctgagatcaagccctgcattgggctccctgctcagcgggggggcctgtcactctgcctacttgcgcacaagttctctctctttctgtgtcaaataaataaataaaatctttaaaaaaaaaaaaaaaaagctgcttagCACAAGGTATTTGTGACTCACAAAACCAGCACAAGTAATTGTacaagttctctctctttctgtgtcaaataaataaaatctttaaaaaaaaaaaaaagctgcttagCACAAGGTATTTGTGACTCACAAAACCAGCAGAAGTAACTGTAAAAACATATCAGATTTTTCCATTAGTAATCTGTTGGAAGACTCCCTTTGCTACATTAGAGAAATTCTCCAAAATACttgggtttatttattattaataatgattaaaaaggGAAAGTCATGCTCAAGTTGATTCTGAATCCATGAAGAAAGCATGTGATTACTGTTATGGTTGGGTCTGTAGAAATTTCAAACTAACTTAGCCAGAATCAATGATATTCAGGATGCTTACTAACTCACTGGAAAAGAAACACTGTTAAATGAGTTAAACAGAAAAACTTCATAAGGATAAAGAATTGACTTGCTACACacaactgttttgttttgcaggGACTTTAGGTGGCTTGTTTAGCCAAATACTTCAAGGAGAGGACATCGTTAGAGAACGAGCAATCAAATTCCTTTCTACAAAACTTAAGACTTTACCAGATGAAGTCTTAACAAAGGAAGTAGAGGAACTTATACTAACTGAGTCTAAAAAGGTGAGCTGCAGTTATCATTTAACAGGACTGCTCGAAAGCAAAAGAACATATTCGAAATTAGTAgtatgtatggggcgcctggatggttcagtcgattaagcatctgcctttagcctgggtcatgatcccaggggcctgggatcgaggcctgcatcaggttccccactaagcaggcattctgcttctccctctgtttctccccctggcttgtgttctctctcactttctgtctttcaaataaataaaatcttaaaaaaaaaaaaaagatgaaattagcAGTAGATAGCTTatgtataaaatgatatattgtTAGAACCACCATAGAATGTCAAGCTTTTCTTATACTGTATTTTGCACGTTGGTCACCAGTAATGATGAATCAGCATGTTAATTTAAAGGAATGTGAtcacatttaaatcttttgtGGTGTTATCCTCAAAATTTATGCATTCTTCAGTACTCTGTGCAAATCATTTCCTTCAGGAAATTTTACCTAATGTCCACTCCTCTACCCAGTTTTAGGATATTCTGTAGTATTCTGGATCATTTCAAAATGACAAGGAAACGCATtgagatgcctttttttttttttccatattaccCCATACCACTATAAGCTCAGGAGACCATGCTTATTTGTGCCCCAGCATCTAGCATAGAGATGCTAAGATTCGCAAGGTTTGTCATAGCTAACTTTTTACTCAGAAAGTACCAAAGTGTGgaagtgtgggggcgcctgggtggcacagcggttgagcgtctgccttcggctcagggcatgatcccggcattatgggatcgagccccacctcaggctcctccgctatgagcctgcttcttcctctcccactccccctgcttgtgttccctctctcgctggctgtctctatctctgtcgaataaataaaaataaaatctttaaaaaaaaaaaaaaagtaagtaagtacCAAAGTTTGAagatcatttatatatatgttcagGAAAATTCCAAATTGTCTCTAACAACTCCACTCACTTGCTTACTGATGCGATTTCTTCAGTGAAAGGAGCAGCTCTCCAGCTGGGACTATCAACATACTTTACCTATGCCCCAGCTAGTAACCTGGTGGAGTACGTCATGATTGCTTGTTTCTTCGGTCAGTGAATAGAAAGGCTTTGACCCACTCATGTGGAGCACTTAAGACTTGTATGGTCTCCTATTTTATATACAATTGCGATATTAATGTGAACtaatttattattgcttttatttttgttttttaaatttttttatcatgttattgttagtcaccatacagtacatcattagcttttatttatttttgaagattttatttttgaagtaatctctgtaacctaacatggggcttgaatttacaaccccaaaagcaagagttgcaggctctaccaactgagccaggcaggcactcCGAGCTGCTTTTAAATATAGGAAACTGAATCTGATTTGATAGTCAACTAcagaattctactttttttttttttttttttttttttttttttttttttgctcttaccGCCCCCCCAAGAGCCTTTTTAGGCTATTTTTTCTTAGCCGTTCTCCTGTGAAATTTTAATGCCACAGATATACTGTATCTATCTATgcattttttgtgtatctgtactttatacataaaaaaagagtaagttttcCAAGAACCAAGTTTTGCCCTTTTGGAGACAGTATAGCACACCACTGAGAATGCGTGGTGTACTCTAAAGCTAAATTGACCGAAGCCAGAAGTTGTCCTCTCATcagtatttcagaaatattaatagCAATCCGACTTTAGTAAGGGAAATAAATTTGTTACACTGGTTCAGTAttgctctttctttcctattcAGGTGATAACAATACTATAATTCTGAATTGTCTCTTTCTAGGTCCTAGAAGATGTGACTGGTGAAGAATTTGTTCTGTTCATGAAGATACTCTCTGGGTTAAAAAGCTTACAGACAGTGAGCGGAAGACAGCAACTTGTAGAACTGGTGGCTGAACAAGCCGACCTGGAACAAACCTTCAATCCCTCGGATCCCGACTGTGTGGACAGGCTCTTACAGTGCACTCGGCAGGCAGTACCCCTCTTCTCTGTGAGCTCTTTGTTTTACATAGTTGCTATTTTGATTACTCTACTGACGCTTATATTTCTATAGATACTCACTTGAGCATTCTCCTCAAACTTTTGCATAAAATAGTAACACAATGGAGTGAATATTTACTTTATGGAGGCCTTGGTGGGGTTGTTGAAAGTCCATCCCCTTTTTTGACTAACTCATTGTTCTTtggatttttacagaaaaatgtgcATTCCACAAGGTTTGTGACTTACTTCTGTGAGCAGGTTCTCCCTAACCTCAGTTCCTTGACTACCCCAGTGGAGGGTCTTGATATACAGTTGGAGGTAAGAGAAAAATATCTGCTTTTAGTACGCAAAGGCATTCTCAtgttttaacataaataacaGTAGAGATCTGATTTCTAAGA is part of the Ailuropoda melanoleuca isolate Jingjing chromosome 16, ASM200744v2, whole genome shotgun sequence genome and harbors:
- the API5 gene encoding apoptosis inhibitor 5 isoform X1, with the translated sequence MPTVEELYRNYGILADATEQVGQHKDAYQVILDGVKGGTKEKRLAAQFIPKFFKHFPELADSAINAQLDLCEDEDVSIRRQAIKELPQFATGENLPRVADILTQLLQTDDSAEFNLVNNALLSIFKMDAKGTLGGLFSQILQGEDIVRERAIKFLSTKLKTLPDEVLTKEVEELILTESKKVLEDVTGEEFVLFMKILSGLKSLQTVSGRQQLVELVAEQADLEQTFNPSDPDCVDRLLQCTRQAVPLFSKNVHSTRFVTYFCEQVLPNLSSLTTPVEGLDIQLEVLKLLAEMSSFCGDMEKLETNLRKLFDKLLEYMPLPPEEAENGENAGNEEPKLQFSYVECLLYSFHQLGRKLPDFLTAKLNAEKLKDFKIRLQYFARGLQVYIRQLRLALQGKTGEALKTEENKIKVVALKITNNINVLIKDLFHIPPSYKSTVTLSWKPVQKVEIGQKRANEDTTSGSPPKKSPAGPKRDARQIYNPPSGKYSSNLSNFNYEQRGAFRGSRGGRGWGARGNRSRGRLY
- the API5 gene encoding apoptosis inhibitor 5 isoform X2 — protein: MPTVEELYRNYGILADATEQVGQHKDAYQVILDGVKGGTKEKRLAAQFIPKFFKHFPELADSAINAQLDLCEDEDVSIRRQAIKELPQFATGENLPRVADILTQLLQTDDSAEFNLVNNALLSIFKMDAKGTLGGLFSQILQGEDIVRERAIKFLSTKLKTLPDEVLTKEVEELILTESKKVLEDVTGEEFVLFMKILSGLKSLQTVSGRQQLVELVAEQADLEQTFNPSDPDCVDRLLQCTRQAVPLFSKNVHSTRFVTYFCEQVLPNLSSLTTPVEGLDIQLEVLKLLAEMSSFCGDMEKLETNLRKLFDKLLEYMPLPPEEAENGENAGNEEPKLQFSYVECLLYSFHQLGRKLPDFLTAKLNAEKLKDFKIRLQYFARGLQVYIRQLRLALQGKTGEALKTEENKIKVVALKITNNINVLIKDLFHIPPSYKSTVTLSWKPVQKVEIGQKRANEDTTSGSPPKKSPAGPKRDARQIYNPPSGKYSSNLSNFNYERSLQGK